A genomic window from Lotus japonicus ecotype B-129 chromosome 1, LjGifu_v1.2 includes:
- the LOC130744744 gene encoding uncharacterized protein LOC130744744 — protein sequence MFDWFRHFITLNSNQSGPITPLVLPTDPVLTEDLVVIQPVLPTNPVVPEPVLTEHPVVPEPVLPTDPVVPEPVLPTVRSHGRKSDSDESEIEFSSDSDSDSYTVIDNDDEICKDLPNDGFDDDNEPLQDGDQHIIEDEYESDELMSDVSSSEEDIPSRPRFERFKRELLDKDYKFKLEMEFANTTDFKDAILQHSVLNGKCVEYKKNDKMRVRFVCKHKECGFVAFLSKVSGTATYRIKTLNPNQTCGRTFNNKNAKAKWIAKVVEERMKNTSGDVQVKDIINEMRTRFSIGVSWGTAWNARRMAKAAVEGDALKQHTMLRSYATELTRVDHQNSVALILRYVPITLQPRFGSFYMCLEGCKSAFNQACIPFIGIDGCHLKTKYGDILLIVVGKDPNDQYFPLAFAVGLLQVFAEDLPGVEHRFCVRHLYANFKKRFGGGTKIKDLLMWASKAT from the exons ATGTTTGATTGGTTCAGACATTTTATCACCCTAAATTCGAATCAATCCGGTCCGATTACACCCCTAGTGTTGCCTACTGATCCTGTGTTGACTGAAGATCTTGTGGTCATTCAACCTGTGTTGCCTACTAATCCTGTGGTCCCTGAACCTGTGTTGACTGAACATCCTGTGGTCCCTGAACCTGTGTTACCTACTGATCCTGTGGTCCCTGAACCTGTGTTGCCGACTGTGAGGAGCCATGGTAGGAAG AGTGATTCTGATGAGAGTGAGATAGAATTCTCCAGTGATTCTGATAGTGACAGTTATACTGTCATAGACAATGATGATGAAATATGCAAAGACTTGCCAAATGATGGCtttgatgatgataatgaaCCTCTTCAGGATGGTG ATCAACATATCATTGAGGATGAGTATGAGAGTGATGAGCTGATGAGTGATGTATCTAGTAGTGAAGAAGATATTCCATCCAGGCCCAGGTTTGAGAGGTTCAAGAGAGAGTTGCTGGACAAAGATTACAAGTTCAAATTGGAGATGGAGTTTGCCAATACAACGGATTTTAAGGATGCTATCCTTCAACATTCAGTTCTGAATGGGAAGTGTGTGGAGTACAAGAAGAATGATAAGATGAGGGTGAGGTTTGTATGCAAGCATAAAGAATGTGGGTTTGTTGCATTTCTATCCAAGGTTTCAGGGACTGCAACCTATAGGATTAAGACACTAAATCCTAACCAAACTTGTGGAAGGACCTTCAATAATAAGAATGCAAAAGCTAAGTGGATTGCAAAGGTGGTTGAAGAAAGAATGAAAAATACAAGTGGTGATGTGCAAGTGAAGGACATAATTAATGAGATGAGGACCAGGTTTAGTATAGGTGTTAGCTGGGGAACTGCTTGGAATGCAAGAAGGATGGCCAAGGCTGCTGTTGAGGGAGATGCCCTAAAGCAGCACACCATGCTTAGGTCTTATGCAACTGAGCTTACGAGGGTCGATCATCAAAATTCAGTAGCTTTAATTCTGAGATATGTTCCCATCACTCTTCAGCCAAGATTTGGATCTTTCTATATGTGTTTGGAGGGGTGCAAATCTGCCTTTAATCAAGCATGCATACCATTCATTGGTATTGATGGTTGCCACCTCAAAACTAAGTATGGTGACATCCTTCTTATTGTTGTGGGCAAGGACCCAAATGATCAGTACTTCCCACTAGCATTTGCAGTG GGGTTGCTACAAGTATTTGCAGAGGATCTTCCTGGTGTAGAACATCGCTTCTGTGTGAGGCACTTGTACGCAAACTTCAAGAAGAGGTTTGGTGGAGGCACTAAGATAAAAGATCTGTTGATGTGGGCATCTAAAGCAACATAG